In Methylacidiphilum infernorum V4, a single window of DNA contains:
- a CDS encoding RAMP superfamily CRISPR-associated protein gives MKPYRTLVFAHLVQDSALSVGGNNPHGFANLPLARDGLGRPILRGSTLAGCFIAQARALFPKLPSAITLETPTGKGDQKATASAWRFAHAHLLQMHAQTVFFQHVSIDRRTLAARENCLFSIEALPEGTSWDFLLEIAPSDECDFAQLEGMAAEVLATWSKKGGARIGRGSRHGYGWAHLEKIAIVRLDSRHVRLWPNAFATGQRGEALRQFFQDNNIPLLDLDSFLRTTQPVSKQAPRGYVVFSGTIEVGERADDFGKGYGLDTLSIGGHARLQLQANEFFNRVIPPIPPSEIHFKKEEEIHFKKEDFDPDFVITAMPTPGGGLVPYIPAASIRGVWRAGLERYCQALQEGNAGKELVEKLFGTTQQAGSLSISDGILDNEDWKLLWQQQLSIDEFSGGVYGASKFDRLCIAHGRFRWRAEITAAKQQEAEKLADPLVKMLQCLGDGHLPLGGGSWRGHGHIRWTLDRDEDSTNTRIIPKTP, from the coding sequence ATGAAACCCTATCGAACCCTGGTTTTTGCCCACCTTGTCCAAGACAGTGCTCTCTCGGTGGGGGGGAATAATCCTCACGGGTTTGCAAATCTACCCCTTGCTCGTGACGGTCTCGGTCGGCCGATTTTGCGGGGAAGCACCCTTGCTGGATGTTTTATTGCCCAGGCACGTGCCCTTTTCCCCAAGCTACCTTCTGCAATCACCCTCGAAACACCCACCGGCAAAGGCGATCAAAAGGCGACTGCCTCGGCCTGGAGGTTTGCCCATGCCCATCTGCTTCAAATGCATGCCCAAACGGTCTTCTTCCAGCATGTCAGCATAGACCGGCGCACCCTGGCCGCACGGGAGAACTGCCTATTTAGCATTGAGGCGCTACCAGAGGGAACCTCTTGGGATTTCTTGCTTGAGATCGCTCCTTCCGATGAATGTGATTTTGCACAACTTGAAGGAATGGCCGCGGAAGTGCTGGCGACTTGGAGTAAAAAGGGCGGTGCGCGTATCGGACGTGGGAGCCGACACGGCTACGGCTGGGCCCATTTGGAAAAGATCGCCATCGTCCGACTCGATAGTCGGCATGTCCGCCTTTGGCCCAATGCCTTTGCGACGGGGCAAAGAGGAGAGGCCTTGAGACAATTTTTCCAAGATAACAATATACCCTTGCTCGATCTGGACAGTTTTTTGCGCACTACGCAGCCTGTGTCGAAGCAAGCTCCGCGTGGATATGTCGTTTTCTCCGGAACGATCGAGGTAGGGGAACGAGCCGACGATTTCGGCAAGGGATACGGCCTGGACACCCTCTCCATCGGGGGGCATGCCCGCCTCCAGCTCCAAGCCAATGAGTTTTTTAATCGGGTAATCCCGCCAATCCCGCCCTCGGAGATCCACTTCAAGAAAGAAGAGGAGATCCACTTCAAGAAAGAAGATTTCGATCCGGACTTCGTCATCACCGCCATGCCCACCCCTGGAGGAGGTCTTGTTCCCTACATCCCAGCTGCCAGCATCCGGGGCGTTTGGAGGGCAGGTCTCGAACGTTACTGCCAAGCCTTGCAAGAAGGGAACGCAGGGAAAGAGCTGGTCGAGAAACTCTTTGGTACCACCCAACAAGCCGGTTCCCTAAGTATATCGGATGGGATTTTGGATAACGAGGACTGGAAACTTCTTTGGCAGCAGCAGCTGTCCATAGATGAATTCAGCGGTGGTGTCTACGGTGCATCCAAGTTCGACCGGCTCTGCATCGCCCATGGCCGTTTCCGATGGAGGGCCGAAATCACCGCAGCAAAACAACAAGAGGCGGAAAAACTGGCTGATCCCTTGGTCAAGATGCTCCAGTGCTTAGGTGATGGCCACCTGCCTCTCGGAGGAGGGTCCTGGCGGGGACACGGTCATATCCGCTGGACCCTGGACCGGGATGAGGATTCAACCAACACCCGTATTATCCCAAAAACACCATGA
- a CDS encoding RAMP superfamily CRISPR-associated protein, translating into MSRFTLEIELLEDLHIGAGIGWGDIDALQVRDRLGRPVLPSSHIKGVMRSAALEWHRFDPQSISCQQIDELFGCAGKKQGKLQLTGAYCDAQQVPKALIWGSTRISPRSGTADEGSLRFFEYIPAGSRFRMEAMLPDGETQLLELFKAIVARTDSLGSGRQRGNGRIRWSWTEQAPHATPVPREKASGTPCRLRLLLRNLDPICLPLTGHPGNLIASLSFIRGRTLRGAFVANCLQNGKAQLAQGLLADTLSWGDALPLPQSVGCEGFEQFEVLPIPLSIGTPKAKAPSSDLPWWATSQRGDFLGDRGEKDLILQQPQDQENLDRPKEEEFLFRKSPKDSRWQRYRPQILERLHTRVPSEYNKTEQALFSMEEIAEGTHFLADILLTEPRQIEILKEALQVVARCWLRVGRGGRPLELVSATWLPPATHGSKLVSEGFTLLLESDLIARDSLGNFVERLEAKTIADLVGFPADRLITRKSFSESRELLGFNAATGLPRLAQLSIKAGSVVWIEGEGATELRQRLAEYLALGECPEEGFGRFRIDFLPEPQCRLSSETEVSTSAPEHAFYDNEEKLCRKAQEWYYKFDKIKSQPSPSQWGEFRAAIQAASTKEEIDKIFDSLKDASKRLGGKAWKEIVEHREFPKLQSQVSSLPLTDAKTFLDYFVRWFLSGKKSKEEPCG; encoded by the coding sequence ATGAGCCGTTTTACGCTAGAGATTGAACTTTTAGAAGATCTCCACATCGGAGCAGGGATCGGATGGGGAGATATCGATGCCTTGCAGGTCCGAGACCGGCTTGGTCGGCCCGTTTTACCCTCTAGCCATATCAAGGGGGTGATGCGCAGTGCTGCATTGGAATGGCATCGTTTCGATCCGCAGTCTATCTCGTGCCAACAGATCGATGAGCTGTTTGGCTGTGCAGGCAAAAAACAGGGAAAGCTTCAATTGACCGGGGCGTATTGCGATGCTCAACAGGTGCCCAAAGCTCTTATCTGGGGGAGCACCCGTATTTCTCCTCGTAGTGGGACGGCAGATGAGGGATCTCTCCGTTTCTTTGAGTATATCCCGGCAGGTAGCCGGTTCAGGATGGAAGCGATGTTGCCCGATGGGGAAACGCAATTGCTTGAGCTCTTCAAGGCGATCGTCGCCCGTACCGATTCGCTGGGTAGCGGTCGTCAGCGCGGCAACGGTCGAATCCGCTGGAGTTGGACCGAGCAAGCTCCGCATGCCACGCCTGTTCCAAGAGAAAAGGCATCCGGGACTCCTTGCCGCTTGCGCTTGCTGCTACGCAATCTCGATCCGATCTGTTTGCCTCTAACCGGGCATCCGGGCAATCTCATCGCCAGCTTAAGTTTTATCCGCGGCCGTACCTTGCGCGGGGCTTTCGTGGCAAATTGCCTGCAAAACGGGAAAGCCCAATTGGCACAGGGACTCCTCGCTGACACCTTGTCCTGGGGCGATGCCCTACCCCTACCGCAGTCGGTGGGATGCGAGGGGTTCGAGCAATTTGAGGTTTTACCCATACCTTTGTCCATCGGCACACCGAAGGCCAAGGCTCCAAGCTCGGATCTACCCTGGTGGGCCACATCGCAGCGGGGAGATTTTCTAGGCGACCGGGGGGAAAAAGACCTGATCCTCCAACAACCCCAGGACCAAGAAAATCTCGACCGTCCCAAGGAAGAGGAATTCCTCTTTAGGAAGAGTCCCAAGGACAGTCGTTGGCAACGCTACAGGCCCCAAATCCTAGAAAGGCTTCATACACGCGTGCCCAGCGAGTACAATAAAACAGAACAAGCCCTTTTTAGCATGGAGGAAATCGCCGAAGGGACACACTTTTTGGCGGACATCCTCCTCACCGAGCCGCGGCAGATCGAGATCCTCAAAGAAGCACTCCAAGTTGTGGCCCGTTGCTGGCTGCGGGTTGGCCGAGGCGGTCGTCCCCTTGAACTTGTCTCCGCAACGTGGCTACCCCCGGCAACGCATGGCAGCAAATTGGTTTCCGAGGGTTTTACGCTACTTTTGGAAAGCGACCTCATCGCACGGGACTCCCTAGGCAACTTCGTCGAACGGCTCGAGGCGAAGACCATTGCCGATCTTGTCGGGTTCCCTGCCGATCGGCTCATAACGAGGAAAAGTTTTAGCGAAAGCCGCGAACTGTTGGGCTTCAACGCCGCCACGGGACTTCCACGCCTTGCCCAACTCTCAATTAAAGCCGGCTCGGTGGTCTGGATCGAAGGAGAAGGAGCAACTGAACTTCGGCAGAGACTTGCCGAGTACCTTGCCCTAGGCGAGTGTCCTGAGGAAGGTTTCGGCCGTTTCCGGATCGACTTTTTGCCCGAGCCGCAATGCCGTCTGTCTTCCGAGACAGAAGTCTCTACCAGTGCCCCTGAACATGCATTCTATGACAACGAAGAGAAGCTCTGCAGGAAAGCCCAAGAATGGTACTATAAGTTCGACAAGATAAAGTCCCAACCCAGTCCAAGCCAATGGGGCGAATTTCGTGCCGCCATCCAGGCAGCCTCCACCAAAGAGGAAATCGACAAGATTTTCGACTCGCTCAAAGACGCCTCAAAACGTCTCGGAGGCAAGGCGTGGAAAGAGATTGTCGAACACCGGGAATTTCCTAAGCTGCAAAGCCAGGTATCGAGTCTGCCGCTGACCGATGCCAAGACCTTTCTGGATTACTTCGTCCGTTGGTTTTTGTCGGGCAAAAAATCGAAGGAGGAGCCTTGCGGATGA